In Actinomycetota bacterium, the following proteins share a genomic window:
- a CDS encoding pyridoxamine 5'-phosphate oxidase family protein produces the protein MPRPLRFFPRSGRKRVADLRTGATPSRHQRGGVLTDWQGFLADRPIAVLATVGPDGTPHAVPVEVVVARARVWCWCGSDSVKARNVERSGRAALVAYKGERFALVRGPARLVRAGEPEYDEITQAFLAKYGREETYGNDVLVEITPARVSAGE, from the coding sequence ATACCTCGGCCGCTTCGCTTCTTTCCGCGATCCGGACGGAAACGTGTTGCAGATCTTCGAACCGGGGCCACCCCATCCCGTCACCAACGAGGGGGCGTCCTGACCGACTGGCAGGGGTTCCTGGCCGACCGGCCGATCGCCGTTCTTGCGACCGTCGGACCGGACGGCACCCCGCACGCCGTTCCCGTCGAAGTCGTGGTGGCGCGCGCGCGCGTGTGGTGCTGGTGCGGCTCGGACTCGGTGAAGGCTCGCAACGTCGAGAGATCGGGACGCGCGGCACTGGTCGCATACAAGGGTGAGCGGTTCGCGCTGGTTCGCGGTCCGGCCCGTTTGGTGCGCGCCGGTGAGCCCGAATACGACGAGATAACGCAGGCGTTCCTGGCGAAGTACGGGCGCGAGGAGACGTACGGCAACGACGTGCTGGTGGAGATCACCCCGGCGCGCGTGAGCGCGGGGGAGTAG
- a CDS encoding enoyl-CoA hydratase-related protein codes for MSDFEDVLYETEGGIAWVTINRPERMNAFRARTIEELIAAFKRAWADTAVGVVVLTGAGEKAFCAGGDQKQRAETGDYGPSDSGLFEVQALHRIIRDIPKPVIAAVNGVAIGGGHVLHVLCDLSIASSTARFAQVGPRVGSFDAGFGSAYLARLVGEKRAREMWYLCRQYSAEDALQMGLVNVVVPPERLREEARAWAEEILDKSPTAIRFLKHSFNAASEAIGGIGAVAFAGLDTFEETEEAGEGPRAFVEKRPPDFRKFRRPMRGDA; via the coding sequence GTGAGCGACTTCGAGGACGTCCTGTACGAGACCGAAGGCGGCATCGCCTGGGTCACCATCAACCGGCCCGAGCGCATGAACGCGTTTCGCGCGCGCACCATCGAGGAACTGATCGCGGCGTTCAAGCGTGCGTGGGCGGACACGGCTGTCGGAGTGGTCGTGCTTACCGGAGCGGGGGAGAAAGCGTTCTGTGCCGGCGGCGACCAAAAGCAGCGCGCCGAGACCGGAGATTACGGCCCCTCTGACAGCGGGCTGTTCGAGGTGCAGGCACTGCACCGCATCATTCGCGACATCCCCAAGCCGGTGATCGCAGCAGTCAACGGCGTCGCCATCGGAGGGGGGCACGTCTTGCACGTGCTGTGCGATCTCTCTATCGCGTCGTCCACCGCGCGCTTTGCCCAAGTGGGGCCGAGGGTGGGCTCGTTCGACGCGGGGTTCGGCAGCGCCTACCTGGCCCGGCTCGTCGGGGAGAAGCGCGCGCGCGAGATGTGGTACTTGTGCCGCCAGTACAGCGCCGAGGACGCGCTGCAGATGGGTCTGGTGAACGTCGTGGTTCCGCCCGAGCGGCTTCGCGAGGAGGCGCGCGCGTGGGCCGAGGAGATCCTTGACAAGAGCCCCACCGCCATCCGCTTCCTCAAGCACTCCTTCAACGCGGCCTCGGAGGCCATCGGCGGGATTGGGGCCGTCGCGTTCGCCGGGCTGGACACGTTCGAGGAAACCGAGGAGGCGGGCGAGGGTCCGCGCGCGTTCGTAGAGAAACGTCCGCCCGACTTCCGCAAGTTCCGCCGTCCCATGCGGGGCGACGCGTGA
- a CDS encoding VOC family protein, whose product MLKRVNSTFYWTWNMSESLEFYRDVLGLDLKVHYGDDWAEFNVGDTVLAVHGARGGVSAAMGATVVFEVDDIEITMRALAGRGVEFLGGITDVPYLGRFASFRDPDGNVLQIFEPGPPHPVTNEGAS is encoded by the coding sequence ATGCTCAAGCGCGTGAACAGCACGTTCTACTGGACTTGGAACATGTCGGAGTCGCTCGAGTTCTATCGCGACGTCCTCGGCCTCGATCTGAAGGTTCATTACGGCGACGACTGGGCGGAGTTCAACGTCGGCGACACCGTCCTTGCGGTCCACGGCGCGCGCGGTGGTGTTTCGGCGGCGATGGGCGCGACGGTCGTGTTCGAGGTGGACGACATCGAGATCACGATGCGCGCGCTCGCCGGACGCGGAGTGGAGTTCCTCGGCGGCATAACCGACGTTCCATACCTCGGCCGCTTCGCTTCTTTCCGCGATCCGGACGGAAACGTGTTGCAGATCTTCGAACCGGGGCCACCCCATCCCGTCACCAACGAGGGGGCGTCCTGA